Part of the Sphingobium sp. TKS genome is shown below.
AGGGTCGAGCGATCCCGCAGCAGCGCGAACAACTCCCCCGTCGGCATGGTGCGGAAGGAGACAATGCGGCCATCTTCTACCACCGACCATTTATTGTGCGTGCCGGGCAGGACGATGAGGTGCCGCCCCTGCCGCAATGCCGGTTCGCGGGCCATGGCTCCGAAAATCTGCGTTTCCTCGCCCCGCATCACATCGGGCACCCCGTCAGGACCGACGCAGGCGAGCCCGGCCATGATGCTGAGCGGCGTGCCGCGCCAGTCGAAGCGCACCGCGGCGGCGCGCCAGGCTGCGGCGTCAGCGGGGCAATCGGCATAGGGCGCCTCCACCCAGCCGTCGCGAGCGCCGGCCATGCCGCAGAGGCGTATCTCTCTGGGCGCGCCTTCCTCCAACCAAGGGGCGATGGTGGCGGCAAAGGCGGCTTCAGCTTCCTTTCCCACCGCGCCGATGCCGGGGCCGTCGCGGCGGGCCGTGACATGGCCCTGCTCCACGCGAAACAGGCGCAAGCGGCTGGTGCCCCAGTCCCCGATGACCGCATATTGGCTCATCAAATTCGTCACTAGCTCTCAAGCATCCTTGAATTTCTATTTGTCTGAGTATATCGGAGAGGCGAGCGCGTCAATGTGCCCCCAATTCGATCTGCCCTTTTCTTCGACAGGATGCCCCTTTCATGAGCGAATCGCCCAAGCCCGCCCATAAGTTGCGCAGCCGCGCCTGGTTCGACAACCCCGACAATATAGACATGACCGCGCTCTATCTGGAGCGTTATCTGAATTTCGGTCTTTCGCTGGAGGAACTGCGCAGCGGCAGGCCGATCATCGGCATCGCCCAGACCGGCAGCGACCTGTCACCCTGCAACCGTCACCATATGGTGCTGGCGGAGCGCATTCGCGAAGGCATCCGCGAAATGGGCGGGATCGCGCTGGAATTTCCGGTGCATCCGATCCAGGAAACCGGCAAGCGGCCGACGGCGGGGCTGGACCGCAACCTCGCCTATCTGGGGCTGGTCGAGGCGATCTACGGCTATCCGCTGGACGGGGTGGTGCTGACCACGGGCTGCGACAAGACGACGCCCGCGCTGCTGATGGCGGCGGCGACGGTGAATATTCCCGCGATTGCCCTGTCGGTCGGACCGATGCTCAATGGCTGGCACAAGGGCGAGCGCACCGGGTCGGGAACCATCGTGTGGCATGCGCGGCAATTGCTCGCGGCGGGCAAGATCGATGATGAGGGCTTCATCAAGCTGGTGGCGTCTTCGGCGCCCTCGACCGGCTATTGCAACACCATGGGCACGGCGACGACGATGAACTCGCTGGCCGAAGCGCTGGGCATGATGCTGCCCGGATCGGCGGCGATCCCGGCGCCCTATCGCGATCGGCAGGAGGTCGCCTATCGGACCGGCAAGCGCATTGTCGAGATGGTGGCGGAGGATCTGAAGCCTTCCGATATTTTGACGCTGGACGCCTTCCATAACGCCATTGTGGTGAACTCGGCCATTGGCGGATCGACCAATGCGCCGATCCACCTGGCCGCCATTGCGCGCCATGCCGGCATCGACCTGCCGCTCAAGGATTGGGAGACGGTCGGGCATAAGGTGCCGCTGCTGGTGAACCTCCAGCCTGCGGGCGAATATCTGGGCGAGGATTATTATCGTGCCGGTGGCGTGCCCGCCGTGGTCAGCCAGCTTATCGGGCAAGGACTGATCCGCGAGGGCGCGATGACCGTCAACGGCAAAACCATCGGCCAGAACTGCAGGGGCGTGGAGATCGAGGATGAGAAGGTCATCCGTCCGTTCAACCAGCCGCTCAAGGAAGAGGCGGGCTTTCTCGTCCTGTCGGGCAATCTGTTCGACGCGGCGGTGATGAAGACCAGCGTGATCTCCGAGGAGTTCCGCAGCCGCTATCTCTCCAACCCCAACGACCCCAATGCCTTTGAAGGTCCGGCGGTCGTGTTCGACGGGCCAGAGGATTATCACCGCCGCATTGATGATCCAGCGGTCGGCATCACGCCCGACACGCTGCTGTTCATGCGCGGCGCTGGCCCCATCGGCTATCCAGGCGCGGCGGAGGTCGTGAACATGCGGCCGCCCGCTTATCTGATCACCGAAGGCATCTCCGCCCTGCCCTGCATCGGTGACGGACGTCAGTCGGGCACGTCGGGCAGCCCCTCGATCCTCAACGCCTCGCCCGAAGCGGCGGCGATGGGTGGGCTTGCACTGCTGCGGACCGGCGACCGGGTGCGGATGGACCTCAACACCGGCACGGTGAACGTCCTCATTCCCGACGAGGAACTGGAAGCGCGCCGGGCTAAGCTGGTGGCGGAGGGCGGGTTCAAATATCCCGCCTCCCAGACCCCGTGGCAGGAAATCCAGCGCGCCGTCGTCGGCCAGATGAATACAGGCGCGATCCTCGAAGGCGCGGAGAAATATCAGCGCATCGCCCAGACCATGGGCCTGCCCCGCGACAATCATTGAAGGCCATTGGCATTAATCCCCCAATCCCGGAGTTTTTCCCATGTTCAACGGAGCCATCCTCATCGGCGCGAGCGAGCGTCAGGGCGGCGAGCCTTTCTTCGCGATCGATCCGTCGACCGGCGCGAAGGGCGAAGTCGCCTTCCGCAACGCTTCGGCCGCTGACGTAGCCGATGCCTGCACACTCGCTGACGCCGCGTTCGAGAGCTTTTCGACGCTGACGCCCGAAGCCCGCGCCGCCTTTCTGGAGGCCATGGCCGACCAGATCATCGCCATTGGCGACCTGCTGATCACGACTGCCATGAGCGAGACCGGCCTGCCCCGCGGCCGTCTGGAGGGTGAGCGCGGTCGCACCATCGGCCAGTTGCGCCTGTTCGCCGGCTATGTCCGTCAGGGCGACTGGCTGGACGCCACCATCGACCCGGCCCTGCCGGAACGCACCCCGCTGCCGCGCGGCGACCTGCGCCGCGTCAACCATGCGGTCGGCCCGGTCGCCGTGTTCGGCGCGTCCAACTTCCCCCTCGCCTTCTCGGTCGCGGGCGGCGACACGGCATCGGCCTTCGCCGCCGGTTGTCCGGTCGTGGTCAAGGGCCACCCCGCCCACCCCGGCACCGGCGAGCTGGTCGCCCGCGCCATCGCCGCCGCCGTCAAGGCCAGCGGCCTGCATGAAGGCGTGTTTTCCTACCTGCCCGGCACGACCAACGAACTGGGCGGCGCGCTGGTGGCCGATCCGCGCATCAAGGCGGTGGGCTTCACCGGATCGCGCGGCGGCGGCCTTGCTCTGATGAAGATCGCGGCGAAC
Proteins encoded:
- a CDS encoding IlvD/Edd family dehydratase, translated to MSESPKPAHKLRSRAWFDNPDNIDMTALYLERYLNFGLSLEELRSGRPIIGIAQTGSDLSPCNRHHMVLAERIREGIREMGGIALEFPVHPIQETGKRPTAGLDRNLAYLGLVEAIYGYPLDGVVLTTGCDKTTPALLMAAATVNIPAIALSVGPMLNGWHKGERTGSGTIVWHARQLLAAGKIDDEGFIKLVASSAPSTGYCNTMGTATTMNSLAEALGMMLPGSAAIPAPYRDRQEVAYRTGKRIVEMVAEDLKPSDILTLDAFHNAIVVNSAIGGSTNAPIHLAAIARHAGIDLPLKDWETVGHKVPLLVNLQPAGEYLGEDYYRAGGVPAVVSQLIGQGLIREGAMTVNGKTIGQNCRGVEIEDEKVIRPFNQPLKEEAGFLVLSGNLFDAAVMKTSVISEEFRSRYLSNPNDPNAFEGPAVVFDGPEDYHRRIDDPAVGITPDTLLFMRGAGPIGYPGAAEVVNMRPPAYLITEGISALPCIGDGRQSGTSGSPSILNASPEAAAMGGLALLRTGDRVRMDLNTGTVNVLIPDEELEARRAKLVAEGGFKYPASQTPWQEIQRAVVGQMNTGAILEGAEKYQRIAQTMGLPRDNH
- a CDS encoding 2-dehydro-3-deoxygalactonokinase, with the protein product MSQYAVIGDWGTSRLRLFRVEQGHVTARRDGPGIGAVGKEAEAAFAATIAPWLEEGAPREIRLCGMAGARDGWVEAPYADCPADAAAWRAAAVRFDWRGTPLSIMAGLACVGPDGVPDVMRGEETQIFGAMAREPALRQGRHLIVLPGTHNKWSVVEDGRIVSFRTMPTGELFALLRDRSTLGTKVDRADPAQEAAGFAEGLERAGEGRLLASLFAARAMRLRGGRSEDWSTGYLSGLIIGCEIAEIRSTLGEADDILLVGDAQLSVRYAQALGRQGLASQVLDGDACSLAGLGLV